Within the Oryzias melastigma strain HK-1 unplaced genomic scaffold, ASM292280v2 sc01800, whole genome shotgun sequence genome, the region atttggaatttaactaacatttaagcaatatgctagcttttttttggctaatttgtcatctactgaggtttttaaaggctaatttggagactAGCTTCTGTTTAGCAACAGgccaacatttttaactaaatttgtttactgaggaattttaagcttttatgaagttttgctaatatttaagcaatgtgctagctttttttggctaatttagcatctactgagctaatttttagtttagctagtattttagcaacatactaacgtttttggctattttgttatCAACTGAGGGTTTTTATAGGATACTTTAcagttttagcaacaggctaacagctttgactaatttgatttactgaggaattttaggctattttgaagtttaacaaatatttaaggaacatggtagctttttgactaatttggcatttactgaagtttcttgggctaatttggagtgtagctcaTTTAAGCAacgcactaaatattttttgcaaagttgggACGTATTACGGATTtgtaagcaattttactaaaagttttcagaaatttacctcaatttcagtgctctttcatagttatttaacaaaattcccagtcttttagcaaatttaacattttgaaaatagttttcgCATTTTCCtgaaatcccttcagcaattaaagtaaattgcttcaccattttcagcaaaaagcttcagcatctttaggtTCAGTCCTTTACGATTATTTAAGCTTCTCACAAACTGGCAAACATTTGCAGCTGTTGAACTTTACGGCATGATAACACGTTATAGGATATTGTCTTTGATATTTACGGATATATAGAACAAACATACTGTGtggtgttctttttttcttccaaaaaggCGTAAAATGCAGCTTGCAGGTCACAGCTGTTAGCAGAAGCAGTCCAGCTATTCCAATCATAAGGAGCCCCAAACCTGGGTAAAAACGAAAAGAATATATCTAACAAAAGCTCatgaaaaatgagtttttattctgaaatgacATTCAGAGTGCTGGTGTTTTACCAAAGTGGGATTCACTACTTGTGTTTGGAGGGGGCTTTCCTTTGGGCTCATTTGGTTGTGGAGTTGTTGTAGTGATGAGGGGCTTCTGAGTCACCTTCTGCTCCTGGTGGGGATTCACGAGCGTGAGAGGAGCTGCTTTTGTTGAGGCGGATGTTGATGCGACTGGAGGATGACTTTTTTCTTCGCAGATAACATCAGAGGTTGTGCTTCCAGGAACCTTCACTCCTTTGTCTTTGCAGCTAGAATAAGagaatatatattattatcaATGTAAGTATTTTCAAGAtggtattattttgaaaaaagaaagatactGGGATCCTACTCAGTCATTTTTTGGCAGGGTTTGTTGTTATCTTTGTTAAAATATCCCGGTGGGCATTTTGAACACATCGCTACGTCACCTGATGGGAGATTATATGTGAGAATTATTTCAAAACAcaagctgaaatttgaaaaacaactattttctgACTT harbors:
- the LOC112138886 gene encoding tumor necrosis factor receptor superfamily member 4; translation: MCSKCPPGYFNKDNNKPCQKMTDCKDKGVKVPGSTTSDVICEEKSHPPVASTSASTKAAPLTLVNPHQEQKVTQKPLITTTTPQPNEPKGKPPPNTSSESHFGLGLLMIGIAGLLLLTAVTCKLHFTPFWKKKRTPH